Below is a genomic region from Pseudarthrobacter sulfonivorans.
GGGACGTCATCACCGGCGGCTTCACTCACGGACTTCACTGAATCAACGATGACGGCGAGTTCGCCGGCCATCCTGTCCAGCTCTTCAGCACTCATCTCGATGTGAGCGAGCTGCGCGAGGTGCGCAACATCGTCACGGTTGATCGCAGCCATGGATCTCCCCTGCAGGTTCGGATTGTTTTCCGAACCAGTCTAGTGGGGAAACGTCAGTGCCCGTCTGACGACCCCCAGCGGGCGTCAGACGGGCACCTCGGTGCCGTGGTCCCGGTCACGGGGACCGGCCACAGGCAGCTACAGACTAACCGATCCCGATGGCTCCCGTCAGCATTCCCACACCCAGCATGACGAGGGAAACCACCGCGGTGCGCCACAGGACCTTTTTGTGGTGGTCGCCCAGGTCCACCTTGGCCAGCGAAACCAGCAGCAGGATGGCCGGAACCAGCGGGCTCTGCAGGTGGAAAGGCTGGCCGGTGATGGAGGCACGCGCCATCTCCGCGGCGCTGATCCCGTAGTGTGCGGCGGTCTCACTGAGCACGGGCAGGACGCCGAAGTAGAAGGCGTCGTTGCTCATAAAGAAGGTCATGGGGATGCTGAGGACGCCGGTGATGACGGCCAGGAAAGGACCCATTTCAGTCGGGATGATCTGGACCAGCCACGCGGACATGGCCTCCACCATTCCGGTGCCGGTCAGGACACCGGTCAGGACTGCGGCCGCCATCACCATGCTCACCACGGCCACGATGGACGAGGAGTGGGCCACCAGCTGAGCGCCCTGTTCCTTGACGTTGGGGAAGTTCACTACAAGCGC
It encodes:
- the gatC gene encoding Asp-tRNA(Asn)/Glu-tRNA(Gln) amidotransferase subunit GatC, coding for MAAINRDDVAHLAQLAHIEMSAEELDRMAGELAVIVDSVKSVSEAAGDDVPATSHPIPLTNVFREDVVGHTFTAEQALSGAPDSDENRFKVPAILDEA